One Candidatus Kapaibacterium sp. genomic window carries:
- the hemW gene encoding radical SAM family heme chaperone HemW: protein MNIISNQSGSVGIYLHFPYCVHKCSYCDFYSIEKLSSRDKFAEAAVAEIKLRNQETGSKLKVETIFFGGGTPSLMKPQHMEQITQALHDCFDMSELSEWTMECNPGTIDAKFIADYKQFGVNRISFGVQSFNRDELKFLERIHDEKSIYNAVNIARKAGFENLSIDLIYAIPGQTLDTWSDSITKALSLQTEHISAYSLIYEPETPLYDRFIRGELNVHDEEIDQDFYELAVKNFAGSYYEHYEISNFAKEGFKCLHNLKYWTSEDYLAYGPSAHGLYHKQRYWNYRDLDKYFTLLGEGKLPIENSEVLTPEQQINERIYLDLRSEGLRFDSFAEKFGFDLRQNCTQFIDKLVAEGYAVDKSSNTLKLTSKGYFVSDRITIEFMKIAERNRKIY from the coding sequence TATAATATCAAATCAATCGGGAAGTGTAGGGATTTACCTGCATTTCCCGTATTGCGTTCATAAGTGCTCCTATTGCGATTTCTATTCCATTGAAAAGCTTTCGAGCCGTGATAAATTTGCCGAGGCGGCAGTAGCGGAAATCAAACTCCGAAATCAAGAGACGGGAAGTAAGTTGAAAGTCGAAACCATCTTTTTCGGTGGTGGAACGCCTTCGTTGATGAAACCGCAACATATGGAGCAAATTACTCAAGCCTTGCACGATTGCTTCGATATGAGCGAATTGAGCGAATGGACAATGGAATGCAACCCGGGCACTATAGATGCTAAATTTATAGCTGATTATAAGCAGTTCGGCGTTAACCGTATCAGCTTTGGGGTTCAGTCTTTCAATCGCGACGAACTCAAATTCTTAGAACGAATTCATGACGAGAAATCAATCTACAATGCTGTCAATATCGCTCGCAAAGCCGGTTTTGAAAATTTGAGCATAGATTTGATTTACGCTATTCCCGGGCAAACGCTCGACACTTGGAGTGATTCAATTACTAAGGCATTGTCGCTCCAAACCGAGCATATTTCGGCTTACAGTTTAATTTACGAACCGGAAACGCCGCTTTACGACAGATTCATTCGCGGGGAATTGAATGTGCACGACGAAGAGATTGACCAAGACTTCTACGAACTCGCAGTCAAAAATTTTGCCGGTTCATATTACGAGCATTACGAAATCTCCAATTTTGCCAAAGAGGGCTTCAAATGTCTTCATAATCTGAAATATTGGACATCGGAAGATTATCTTGCATATGGTCCATCTGCTCACGGACTTTACCATAAGCAGCGATATTGGAACTATCGCGATTTAGATAAATATTTCACCCTGCTGGGCGAGGGAAAGCTACCGATAGAAAATTCCGAAGTATTGACTCCGGAGCAGCAAATCAATGAGCGTATTTACTTGGATTTGCGTTCAGAAGGGTTGCGATTCGATTCATTTGCAGAAAAATTCGGCTTTGATTTACGACAGAACTGCACTCAATTCATAGATAAATTAGTTGCGGAGGGATATGCTGTTGATAAAAGCTCTAACACACTAAAACTTACTTCAAAGGGATATTTTGTAAGTGATAGGATTACTATAGAGTTCATGAAAATTGCCGAGAGAAATCGTAAAATTTATTAA